From a region of the Rhipicephalus microplus isolate Deutch F79 chromosome X, USDA_Rmic, whole genome shotgun sequence genome:
- the LOC142775563 gene encoding uncharacterized protein LOC142775563: MLVPPYHPASNDAAERVVQTVKNKLKNSGSGNFQTQISRFLFHYRTTPHEVTGRPPCELLTGRMFKTPFDVFRPSLQASVFLKQLKQKLYADRGSRRAPSLQPGDVYARNFSRGTPWVPASVVDVTPAPASVRFEDGTLGNRHSDHLRLVQTETLASPETAIAAAPPQLESPLHHAPAVPEVPHQEHLPGTSFSGSSCATESDGTALNSGVHVSSDSVVPTPSTPKLRRGTRTRKPVNRYSP; the protein is encoded by the coding sequence ATGCTGGTACCGCCGTATCACCCTGCCTCAAATGATGCAGCTGAAAGAGTTGTACAAACTGTGAAGAACAAACTCAAGAACTCTGGTTCTGGGAACTTCCAAACGcagatctccaggtttctgttccactATAGGACCACACCACATGAAGTGACAGGTCGGCCACCGTGTGAACTCTTGACAGGAAGAATGTTCAAGACTCCGTTCGATGTCTTCAGGCCAAGCCTGCAGGCATCTGTATTCCTAAAACAACTCAAGCAGAAGTTGTATGCTGACAGAGGGTCCCGGCGGGCTCCATCACTGCAGCCAGGTGATGTGTACGCGCGAAACTTTAGCAGGGGCACACCCTGGGTGCCTGCCAGTGTCGTGGACGTCACTCCAGCACCAGCCAGTGTCCGTTTTGAAGATGGCACCTTGGGAAACCGACACAGCGACCACTTGCGCCTTGTGCAGACAGAAACATTGGCCTCTCCTGAAACTGCTATCGCTGCAGCTCCACCACAGTTGGAGTCGCCGCTTCATCATGCGCCAGCTGTTCCAGAAGTGCCTCATCAGGAACATCTACCTGGAACTAGCTTCTCTGGGAGTAGCTGTGCCACGGAGAGTGACGGGACTGCGCTCAACAGTGGTGTGCATGTGAGCAGTGACTCTGTCGTGCCTACGCCTAGCACGCCGAAGTTGCGACGTGGCACAAGAACTAGGAAACCGGTGAATAGGTACTCCCCTTAG